The following coding sequences lie in one Deinococcus sp. YIM 134068 genomic window:
- a CDS encoding PucR family transcriptional regulator: protein MEVPILPTAPLRTDARSERVLRLLCDRTAELLAAPTLVVGEGDRVVAANRAEWCGVPVSSLEGLEEALDVPFRLGAQEGRVLILPGEGEAVSPRLAHGVVDLVLGQVLTLERQPGQQDLKDALIHDLLHGTVRDEDTLQRQARRLGLDLGPPRAVILIDASAYVLAPEQDPARGTQRAQLVVSSVVNFFHLPNDTICASLGEGEVAVLKASDSRSLRPWVGDGDPEAPTSSSWANLAALRRAGNALLARLQADLGVPLNIGIGRHHRGPDGLVRSYQDARAALTLGSRLSGENRSHTLDTLGVAAFVGLGDEPTKLSLALHLLSPLDREPELLGTLEAFFAEDCHPLATARRLGLHRNTLQYRLEKVTSLTGLNPRTFDHAVQIRLALLIRRLQEQ from the coding sequence TTGGAGGTCCCCATCCTGCCCACTGCCCCCCTCCGCACCGATGCCCGCTCCGAGCGGGTGCTGCGTCTGCTGTGTGACCGCACCGCCGAACTGCTCGCCGCCCCGACGCTGGTGGTGGGAGAGGGGGACCGGGTGGTGGCCGCAAACCGGGCGGAGTGGTGCGGTGTGCCCGTGTCCTCGCTGGAGGGGCTGGAGGAGGCCCTGGACGTGCCCTTCCGACTGGGGGCGCAGGAGGGCCGCGTCCTGATCCTGCCCGGCGAGGGCGAAGCCGTCTCGCCCCGGCTGGCGCATGGGGTGGTGGACCTTGTGCTGGGGCAGGTCCTCACGCTGGAGCGGCAGCCGGGGCAGCAGGACCTCAAGGACGCCCTCATCCACGACCTGCTCCACGGCACCGTCCGGGACGAGGACACCTTGCAGCGGCAGGCGCGGCGGCTGGGGCTGGACCTGGGGCCGCCGCGCGCCGTCATCCTGATCGACGCCTCGGCCTACGTGCTGGCCCCGGAACAGGACCCCGCGCGGGGCACGCAGCGGGCGCAACTCGTGGTGAGCAGCGTCGTCAACTTCTTCCACCTGCCGAACGACACGATCTGCGCCTCCCTGGGCGAGGGGGAGGTGGCGGTCCTCAAGGCGAGCGACTCCCGCAGCCTGCGCCCCTGGGTGGGAGACGGCGACCCCGAAGCCCCCACCAGTTCCTCCTGGGCCAACCTCGCGGCCCTGCGGCGGGCGGGCAATGCCCTGCTCGCGCGGTTGCAGGCCGACCTCGGCGTGCCCCTGAACATCGGCATCGGGCGTCACCACCGGGGACCGGACGGGCTGGTCCGCTCCTACCAGGACGCCCGCGCCGCCCTCACGCTCGGCAGCCGCCTGAGTGGCGAGAACCGCAGCCACACCCTCGACACGCTGGGCGTGGCTGCCTTCGTGGGCCTCGGCGACGAGCCGACGAAGCTCAGCCTCGCCCTCCACCTCCTCAGCCCGCTCGACCGCGAGCCGGAGTTGCTGGGCACGCTGGAGGCCTTTTTCGCCGAGGACTGCCACCCCCTCGCCACCGCCCGCCGCCTGGGCCTCCACCGCAACACCCTCCAGTACCGCCTGGAGAAAGTCACGTCCCTGACGGGCCTCAACCCCCGCACCTTCGATCACGCCGTCCAGATTCGCCTCGCGCTGCTCATCCGCCGCTTGCAGGAGCAGTGA
- a CDS encoding glycosyltransferase family 9 protein: MPQPASQRILVLRALPGLGDLLCAVPALRALRAGWPGAEVTLLGLPGAAAFVRRYPELIDRLEVFPGFPGLPEVPVRNAEVLDFLGRGQGRYDLAIQMHGSGPISNVFVALLGARQTAGRFLPGTWCPDPAGFLPYRADEPEPLVWLRLVEFLGCPSRGEDLTFPVREEDRAALRAVVGADMLTPGSYAVIHPGASQLERCWAPEHFARVADELIGYGLRVVLTGTLGEAAVTAAVREQMMRPGVLDLSGQTDLGTLAALLAGARLLVCNDTGVSHLAAATGTPSVVVFLISDPARWAPLNRERHRAVNGELDSVLGGVRALLEREVSRVG; encoded by the coding sequence ATGCCCCAACCCGCCTCCCAACGCATCCTCGTCCTCCGTGCCCTGCCGGGCCTGGGCGACCTGCTGTGCGCCGTGCCCGCCCTCCGTGCGCTGCGGGCGGGGTGGCCGGGGGCCGAGGTCACGCTGCTGGGGCTGCCGGGGGCGGCGGCCTTCGTGAGGCGGTATCCCGAACTCATCGACCGACTGGAAGTGTTTCCGGGCTTTCCGGGCCTGCCGGAGGTTCCGGTGCGGAACGCGGAGGTTCTGGACTTCCTGGGGCGGGGTCAGGGGCGGTACGACCTCGCCATTCAGATGCACGGGAGCGGCCCGATCAGCAACGTCTTCGTAGCGTTGCTGGGGGCGCGGCAGACGGCGGGACGCTTCCTGCCTGGGACGTGGTGCCCGGACCCGGCGGGTTTCCTCCCCTACCGGGCGGACGAACCCGAGCCGCTCGTGTGGCTACGGCTGGTGGAGTTCCTGGGGTGTCCGTCGCGGGGGGAGGACCTGACCTTCCCTGTCCGCGAGGAGGACCGGGCGGCGCTGCGGGCCGTAGTGGGTGCGGACATGTTGACACCGGGCAGCTACGCGGTCATTCACCCCGGCGCGAGCCAGCTTGAGCGGTGCTGGGCACCCGAACACTTCGCGCGGGTGGCCGACGAGTTGATTGGGTACGGCTTGCGGGTCGTTCTGACGGGCACGCTGGGCGAGGCGGCGGTGACGGCGGCGGTGCGGGAACAGATGATGCGGCCTGGGGTGCTGGACCTCTCCGGGCAGACCGATCTGGGCACGCTGGCCGCCCTCCTCGCCGGGGCGCGGCTGCTCGTGTGCAACGACACGGGCGTCTCTCACCTCGCGGCGGCGACGGGCACGCCGAGCGTGGTCGTCTTCCTGATCTCCGACCCGGCCCGCTGGGCACCCCTGAACCGCGAGCGTCACCGGGCGGTGAACGGGGAGTTGGACAGCGTGTTGGGCGGGGTTCGCGCCCTGCTGGAGCGGGAGGTAAGCCGTGTCGGTTGA
- a CDS encoding SDR family oxidoreductase: MTQSIPQPQPQSPFATALAGQVALVTGGGSGLGAAICRVLAESGAQVIAADVKLPQAERLAGELTGAGLKVQAALLDVRDEHQMEQVVAQLEEEYGHLDILINNAGTDVTLPIEELSVADIDRVLDVNLRGPFLLSRAVLPRMAGRGRGAIVNIASTASKRAWANASAYHASKWGLLGLSHALHVEARPHGVRVTALVAGGMQTPFILERFPDTPLSNLQDPRNVAEAVRYVLLQPEGTVVPELTVVPMRETSWP; encoded by the coding sequence ATGACCCAATCTATTCCCCAGCCGCAGCCCCAGTCTCCCTTCGCCACTGCCCTCGCCGGTCAGGTCGCCCTCGTGACGGGCGGTGGAAGCGGCCTCGGTGCCGCCATCTGCCGCGTGCTGGCCGAGTCGGGCGCGCAGGTGATCGCCGCCGACGTGAAACTTCCCCAGGCCGAGCGGCTGGCGGGCGAGTTGACGGGGGCCGGACTCAAGGTGCAGGCCGCCCTGCTCGACGTGCGTGATGAACACCAGATGGAACAGGTCGTCGCGCAGCTTGAGGAGGAATACGGCCACCTCGACATCCTGATCAACAACGCGGGGACGGACGTGACGCTGCCCATCGAGGAGCTGAGCGTGGCCGACATCGACCGGGTACTCGACGTGAACCTGCGCGGGCCGTTCCTCCTCTCGCGGGCGGTGCTGCCGCGCATGGCGGGACGGGGGCGCGGGGCCATCGTGAACATCGCGTCCACGGCCTCCAAGCGCGCGTGGGCGAATGCCAGCGCCTACCACGCGAGCAAGTGGGGACTGCTCGGCCTCTCGCACGCCCTCCACGTCGAGGCGCGACCCCACGGCGTCCGGGTCACGGCGCTTGTGGCGGGCGGGATGCAGACGCCCTTCATCCTCGAACGCTTCCCGGACACGCCGCTCTCGAACCTGCAAGACCCGCGTAACGTCGCCGAGGCCGTGCGCTACGTCCTCCTCCAGCCCGAGGGCACGGTCGTCCCGGAACTGACCGTGGTGCCGATGCGGGAAACGTCGTGGCCCTGA
- a CDS encoding glycosyltransferase has translation MRVALISEHASPLASLGGTDAGGQNVYVAQVARHLAALGYAVDVFTRRDAPSLPEVLEWVPGVRVVHVPAGPAAVLPKEDLLPLMSDFTRFMAGFMAREGRYDLLHANFWMSGLVAADLKRMLGVPFVITFHALGKVRRLHQGGADGFPEARLGIEERLVREADRIVAECPQDEADLRELYGADPARIVTVPCGFDPAEFSPQCRREARLRLGLDPDEAVVLQLGRMVPRKGVDDAIRGFARALRTSARPARLLVVGGNSPSPDPALTPELGRLREVARAEGVAGCVTFTGSRERAALRDYYSAADVFVSTPWYEPFGITPLEAMACGTPVVGARVGGIAHTVVDGETGFLVPPRDPEALGERLGVLLDDGELRERMGAAALRRVRTHFTWEGVARQLRDAYREVGREQPQPSLPEVAPSAHSAVDRAFQGLMTALARSRQVLQPQIVAAAHAISACFERGNKVLVCGNGGSAADAQHFAAELVGRFRRDGRRGLPVIALTADSALLTAWSNDVGFGDVFARQVEAFGCAGDLLLVISTSGQSPNVVAALGAARERGLTTLALLGGSGGAAHPLADLPLLVACGDTPRIQEVQLLALHLICELVEEQIHAALPVPLPPAARLNPPGATSPLISQPSAKAGKGATL, from the coding sequence ATGCGGGTCGCCCTCATCAGCGAACACGCCTCGCCGCTCGCCTCACTGGGGGGCACGGACGCGGGCGGGCAGAACGTGTACGTGGCACAGGTGGCACGGCACCTCGCGGCGCTGGGGTACGCGGTGGACGTGTTCACCCGCCGCGACGCCCCCAGTCTCCCCGAGGTGCTGGAGTGGGTGCCCGGCGTGCGCGTGGTGCATGTTCCGGCGGGTCCGGCGGCGGTCCTTCCCAAAGAGGACCTGCTCCCCCTCATGTCCGACTTCACCCGCTTCATGGCCGGATTCATGGCGCGGGAGGGGCGGTACGACCTCCTGCACGCGAATTTCTGGATGTCGGGTCTCGTCGCTGCCGACCTCAAGCGGATGCTCGGCGTGCCCTTCGTCATCACCTTCCACGCGCTCGGCAAGGTGCGGCGGCTGCACCAGGGCGGGGCGGACGGCTTCCCGGAGGCGCGGCTGGGCATCGAGGAGCGGCTGGTGCGCGAGGCCGACCGCATCGTGGCCGAGTGCCCCCAGGACGAGGCCGACCTGCGCGAGCTGTACGGGGCCGACCCCGCCCGCATCGTCACGGTGCCCTGCGGCTTCGACCCCGCCGAGTTCTCGCCGCAGTGTCGCCGGGAGGCGCGGCTCCGGCTCGGGCTGGACCCCGACGAGGCGGTGGTCCTCCAACTGGGCCGCATGGTCCCGCGCAAGGGCGTGGACGACGCCATCCGGGGCTTCGCGCGGGCGCTGCGGACCTCTGCCCGCCCGGCCCGCCTCCTCGTGGTGGGCGGCAACAGCCCGAGTCCCGACCCGGCGCTGACCCCCGAACTCGGGCGGCTGCGCGAGGTGGCGCGGGCGGAGGGTGTGGCGGGCTGCGTCACCTTCACGGGGAGCCGGGAGCGGGCGGCCCTGCGCGACTACTACAGCGCGGCGGACGTGTTCGTGAGTACGCCGTGGTACGAACCCTTCGGCATCACGCCGCTGGAGGCGATGGCGTGTGGCACGCCCGTCGTCGGGGCGCGGGTGGGCGGTATCGCGCATACGGTCGTGGACGGTGAGACGGGCTTCCTCGTGCCGCCGCGCGATCCGGAGGCGCTGGGTGAGCGGCTGGGCGTGCTGCTGGACGACGGCGAGTTGCGGGAGCGCATGGGCGCGGCGGCCCTGCGCCGGGTGCGGACCCACTTCACCTGGGAGGGCGTGGCGCGTCAATTGAGAGACGCGTACCGGGAGGTTGGCCGGGAGCAGCCCCAACCGTCCCTGCCGGAGGTCGCCCCGTCCGCCCACTCCGCCGTGGACCGCGCCTTTCAGGGCCTCATGACCGCCCTCGCCCGCTCACGGCAAGTTCTCCAGCCGCAGATCGTGGCCGCCGCGCACGCCATCTCCGCCTGCTTCGAGCGGGGGAACAAGGTCCTCGTGTGCGGCAACGGGGGCAGCGCCGCCGACGCGCAGCACTTCGCCGCCGAACTCGTGGGCCGCTTCCGGCGCGATGGTCGCCGGGGTTTGCCCGTCATCGCCCTGACCGCCGACTCCGCGCTCCTCACCGCTTGGTCGAACGACGTGGGCTTCGGGGACGTGTTCGCCCGGCAGGTCGAGGCGTTCGGGTGCGCGGGCGACCTCCTCCTCGTCATCAGCACGAGCGGGCAGTCGCCCAACGTGGTGGCCGCGCTCGGGGCCGCGCGGGAGCGGGGGCTGACCACCCTGGCGCTGCTCGGCGGGAGTGGGGGGGCCGCGCATCCCCTCGCCGACCTCCCCCTCCTCGTCGCGTGCGGGGACACGCCGCGCATCCAGGAGGTTCAACTCCTCGCCCTGCACCTCATCTGCGAACTCGTGGAGGAGCAGATTCACGCCGCCCTGCCCGTGCCCCTGCCGCCCGCCGCGCGCCTGAATCCGCCCGGCGCGACCTCTCCCCTCATCTCCCAGCCCTCCGCGAAAGCCGGAAAAGGAGCCACCCTATGA
- a CDS encoding glycosyltransferase translates to MRPLRILTWHVHGSYLYYLTQVPNEFYLPVKPGRPEGYGGRAGDFRWSDNVHDVPAEEVRNLPFDAILFQSRRNYLEDQLEILSPAQRALPRLYLEHDPPRETPTDTRHPVDDPEVMLVHVTAFNDLMWDSGRTPTQVIEHGVTEPDVRWTGERARGLTVVNGLKSRGRRLGADVFEEARAELPLDLVGIASEQMGGMGAVPLKDLPAFSAPYRFFFNPIRYTSLGLAVCEAMMLGMPMVGLATAEMATVVQNGVSGYVDTDVRKLTQKMRELLDDPDEARRLGAGAREVARARFSIERFARDWDALFREVAGRGVLAGGTR, encoded by the coding sequence ATGAGACCGCTGCGAATCCTGACCTGGCACGTCCACGGCAGCTACCTGTATTACCTGACGCAGGTGCCCAACGAGTTCTACCTGCCGGTCAAGCCGGGCCGCCCGGAAGGGTACGGCGGGCGTGCGGGCGACTTCCGCTGGAGCGACAACGTGCATGACGTTCCTGCGGAGGAAGTGCGGAACCTGCCCTTCGACGCCATCCTCTTCCAGTCGCGCAGGAACTATCTGGAAGACCAGCTCGAAATCCTGTCGCCCGCCCAGCGTGCCCTCCCGCGTCTGTACCTCGAGCATGACCCGCCGCGCGAGACACCGACCGACACCCGGCATCCGGTGGACGACCCGGAGGTGATGCTCGTCCACGTCACCGCCTTCAACGACCTGATGTGGGACAGCGGGCGCACGCCGACGCAGGTGATCGAGCACGGCGTCACCGAGCCGGACGTGAGGTGGACGGGCGAGCGGGCGCGCGGGCTGACGGTGGTGAACGGCCTGAAATCGCGCGGGCGGCGGCTGGGCGCGGACGTGTTCGAGGAGGCGCGGGCGGAACTTCCCCTCGATCTCGTGGGCATCGCCTCCGAGCAGATGGGCGGGATGGGTGCCGTGCCCCTGAAGGACCTGCCCGCCTTCTCCGCGCCGTACCGCTTCTTCTTCAATCCCATTCGCTACACCAGCCTCGGCCTCGCCGTGTGCGAGGCGATGATGCTGGGGATGCCGATGGTCGGGCTGGCGACAGCCGAGATGGCGACGGTGGTGCAAAACGGCGTGTCAGGCTACGTGGACACGGACGTGCGGAAACTGACCCAGAAGATGCGCGAACTGCTGGACGACCCCGACGAGGCGCGGCGGCTCGGCGCGGGGGCGCGGGAGGTGGCGCGCGCACGTTTCTCTATCGAACGCTTCGCCCGCGACTGGGACGCCCTCTTCCGCGAGGTGGCCGGGCGCGGCGTGCTGGCGGGGGGGACGCGGTGA
- a CDS encoding D-glycero-alpha-D-manno-heptose-1,7-bisphosphate 7-phosphatase, whose protein sequence is MTTPPSRPAVFLDKDGTLIEDVPYNVDPALIRLAPGVGEVLRALSGAGYVLVVITNQSGVARGLFPESALGGVETRLRELLAAEGVTLAGFLACPHHPKGTVEEYAVECECRKPGPGLLRRAADELGLDLTRSWMVGDILNDVEAGRRAGCRTVLLDNGGETEWLPGPYRTPHHTARDWAEVAAAILTAEEERHAPRTP, encoded by the coding sequence ATGACCACGCCTCCCAGCCGCCCCGCCGTCTTCCTCGACAAGGACGGCACCCTCATCGAGGACGTGCCCTACAACGTGGACCCGGCCTTGATCCGCCTCGCGCCGGGCGTCGGTGAGGTGCTGCGGGCGCTGTCGGGTGCAGGCTATGTCCTCGTCGTGATCACCAATCAGTCGGGGGTGGCGCGGGGCCTCTTTCCCGAGTCGGCTTTGGGTGGGGTCGAGACTCGCCTACGCGAACTGCTCGCCGCCGAGGGCGTGACGCTCGCGGGCTTCCTCGCCTGCCCGCACCACCCGAAGGGAACGGTGGAAGAGTATGCGGTGGAGTGCGAGTGCCGTAAACCGGGGCCGGGGTTGCTGCGCCGGGCGGCGGATGAGCTGGGGCTGGACCTCACCCGGTCGTGGATGGTGGGCGACATCCTGAACGACGTGGAGGCCGGGCGGCGGGCCGGGTGCCGCACGGTGCTGCTGGACAACGGCGGCGAGACCGAGTGGTTGCCGGGGCCATACCGCACACCACACCACACGGCGCGGGACTGGGCGGAGGTAGCGGCGGCCATCCTCACCGCCGAGGAGGAAAGACATGCTCCTAGAACACCTTGA
- a CDS encoding beta-phosphoglucomutase family hydrolase yields the protein MTGTGVIFDLDGVLTDTVELHYRSWVRLARGEGRDFTREANEPLRGRSREDALDLWLAALGLDVKAQSPEQRADLLRRKNAYFLEELAGLGPSDLLPGVSDLLHEARGRGVPLGLASSSRNARRVCDGLGITGMFDAFADGASVVHAKPAPDLFLWVAGRLGLHPARCVVFEDAEAGVRAALAGGFRVVGLGDEVRVAGAHHIRPDLSGARMEEFMGLVEG from the coding sequence GTGACGGGGACGGGCGTCATCTTCGATCTGGACGGCGTGCTGACCGACACGGTGGAACTGCACTACCGCTCGTGGGTGCGGCTGGCGCGGGGGGAGGGCCGGGACTTCACGCGTGAGGCCAACGAGCCGCTGCGGGGCCGCTCACGCGAGGACGCGCTGGACCTGTGGCTGGCGGCGCTGGGGCTGGACGTGAAGGCACAGTCGCCGGAGCAGCGGGCCGACCTCCTGCGGCGCAAGAACGCCTATTTTCTGGAGGAACTGGCCGGACTCGGGCCGAGCGACCTCCTCCCCGGCGTGTCCGACCTGCTGCACGAGGCGCGGGGGCGGGGCGTGCCGCTGGGGCTGGCCTCCTCCAGCCGCAACGCCCGGCGGGTGTGCGACGGATTGGGCATCACGGGGATGTTCGACGCCTTCGCGGACGGGGCGAGCGTCGTCCACGCCAAGCCCGCGCCCGACCTCTTCCTGTGGGTGGCGGGGCGACTGGGGCTGCATCCCGCCCGCTGCGTCGTGTTCGAGGACGCCGAGGCGGGCGTGCGGGCGGCCCTCGCGGGCGGCTTCAGGGTGGTCGGGCTGGGCGATGAGGTGCGGGTGGCGGGCGCGCATCATATCCGGCCCGACCTGAGCGGGGCGCGGATGGAGGAGTTCATGGGGTTGGTGGAGGGTTAG
- the rfaE2 gene encoding D-glycero-beta-D-manno-heptose 1-phosphate adenylyltransferase produces the protein MLLEHLEGFRGLRVLVIGEGMLDSYLYGSADRLCREAPVPIVALHGRHDVPGGAANAALNVRALGASVEFLSAVGTDAEGDILLGALEKAGVDTSGVVRAAGRETLVKRRVLAASQILLRMDQGTEKDVIGAEEDALIDHLRAAFRRSDAVIVSDYGYGILTGRVIGALADEQRRSPRVLVVDAKRPERYRDAGVTAVKPNYGEALRLLGETARHTSQERLEQVAAWEDTVLERTGARIVAVTLDVEGALVFERGQPAYRTFTRPHSNANATGAGDTFVGALALALAGGADTPAAADLASAAATVVVRKGGTTVCTAAELRDFLTAEDKVLDTAGLVTRAAALREGGRRIVFTNGCFDLLHRGHITYLNQAKALGDVLIVGLNDDASVRRLKGASRPINPTEDRAQVLAALSCVDLIVPFTEDTPARLIEALRPDVYVKGGDYTRETLPEAPLVESLGGEVRLLSYLDDRSTTGIIERVRRAYARPGAGD, from the coding sequence ATGCTCCTAGAACACCTTGAGGGGTTCCGTGGCTTGCGGGTACTCGTGATCGGCGAGGGGATGCTCGACTCGTACCTGTATGGTTCCGCCGACCGCCTGTGCCGCGAGGCCCCGGTGCCCATCGTCGCCCTGCACGGACGCCATGATGTGCCCGGTGGGGCCGCCAACGCCGCCCTGAACGTCCGCGCATTGGGGGCGAGCGTGGAGTTCCTGTCGGCGGTCGGCACGGATGCTGAGGGTGACATCCTCCTCGGGGCGTTGGAGAAGGCGGGCGTGGACACCTCCGGCGTGGTGCGTGCGGCGGGACGGGAAACGCTCGTTAAACGCCGGGTCCTCGCCGCCTCGCAAATCCTGCTGCGGATGGACCAGGGCACGGAGAAGGACGTAATAGGCGCGGAAGAGGACGCCCTCATCGACCATCTGCGCGCCGCCTTCCGTCGCTCGGATGCCGTGATCGTCTCCGACTACGGGTACGGCATCCTGACGGGGCGGGTGATCGGGGCGCTGGCCGACGAGCAGCGGCGCTCGCCTCGCGTCCTCGTGGTGGATGCCAAGCGGCCCGAACGCTACCGCGACGCGGGCGTGACGGCGGTGAAACCGAACTACGGGGAGGCGCTGCGGCTGCTGGGTGAGACCGCCCGCCACACCTCGCAGGAACGGCTGGAACAGGTCGCCGCGTGGGAGGACACCGTGCTGGAGCGCACGGGTGCGCGCATCGTGGCCGTGACGCTGGACGTGGAGGGCGCGCTCGTCTTCGAGCGGGGCCAGCCCGCCTACCGCACCTTCACGCGGCCCCACTCCAACGCGAACGCGACCGGGGCGGGCGACACCTTCGTGGGGGCGCTGGCGCTCGCGCTCGCGGGCGGGGCCGACACACCCGCCGCCGCCGACCTCGCCTCCGCCGCCGCGACGGTGGTGGTCCGGAAGGGGGGCACGACGGTCTGCACCGCCGCCGAGCTGCGCGACTTCCTCACCGCCGAGGACAAGGTGCTCGACACGGCGGGGCTGGTGACGCGGGCCGCCGCGCTGCGGGAGGGAGGGAGGCGCATCGTCTTCACCAACGGCTGCTTCGACCTGCTGCACCGGGGGCACATCACGTATCTGAATCAAGCTAAAGCTCTTGGTGACGTGCTGATCGTCGGCCTGAACGACGACGCGAGCGTGCGGCGGTTGAAGGGGGCATCGCGGCCCATCAACCCCACCGAGGACCGCGCGCAGGTGCTCGCCGCGCTGAGTTGCGTGGACCTCATCGTCCCCTTCACGGAGGACACCCCGGCCCGGCTGATCGAGGCGCTGCGGCCCGACGTGTACGTCAAGGGCGGCGACTACACGCGCGAGACGTTGCCGGAAGCTCCGCTCGTGGAGTCGCTGGGCGGCGAGGTGCGGTTGCTGTCGTATCTGGACGACCGCTCCACCACGGGCATCATCGAGCGGGTGCGGCGGGCCTACGCGCGTCCGGGGGCGGGGGACTGA
- a CDS encoding alpha/beta fold hydrolase, translated as MTSTRTAPRRAVQLAALPLAAWAGWSLYSRLRVPHSLTPPPALDAERRTLDGRAGPLNVYVAGSGAPLLLIHSVNAAASASEVRPLFEHYRASRRVYALDLPGFGFSARTDREYRPRLMTDAIHDVLDEIALEHGGPVDALALSLGGEFLARAATERQGDFRSVALVTPTGFGRSEQFYGGSGSTRGRPGVKRALEYPLWAQPFYDALASAPSLRFFLAQTFGSLGAVDEGLLRYTYPTSHVPGTRHAPFAFIAGLLFSADIDRVYEALTVPVWLAYGERDRFTDFGDLSNVESRANWSFGRFGTGALIYFEQPGNFIAAYDAFLAGTG; from the coding sequence ATGACCTCGACCCGCACCGCGCCGCGCCGCGCCGTTCAGCTCGCCGCCCTGCCGCTGGCCGCGTGGGCAGGCTGGAGTCTGTACAGCCGCCTGCGCGTGCCCCATAGCCTGACGCCCCCGCCCGCCCTCGACGCCGAACGGCGAACGCTCGACGGACGCGCGGGGCCGCTCAACGTCTACGTGGCGGGTTCGGGCGCGCCCCTGCTCCTGATCCACAGCGTCAATGCCGCCGCAAGCGCCTCTGAGGTCCGGCCCCTGTTCGAGCACTACCGCGCCTCGCGGCGGGTGTATGCCCTCGACCTCCCCGGCTTCGGCTTCTCGGCCCGCACCGACCGCGAGTACCGCCCGCGCCTGATGACCGACGCCATCCACGACGTTCTGGACGAGATCGCGCTGGAACACGGGGGACCCGTGGACGCCCTCGCCCTCTCGCTGGGCGGGGAGTTCCTGGCCCGCGCCGCCACCGAGCGCCAGGGCGACTTCCGCTCGGTCGCCCTCGTCACACCCACCGGCTTCGGCAGGAGCGAGCAGTTCTACGGCGGGTCGGGGAGCACCCGTGGCCGTCCGGGCGTCAAGCGTGCGCTGGAATACCCGCTCTGGGCGCAACCCTTCTACGACGCGCTGGCGAGCGCACCGAGCCTGCGCTTCTTCCTCGCCCAGACCTTCGGCTCCCTGGGAGCGGTGGACGAGGGGTTGTTGCGCTACACCTACCCGACCTCACACGTTCCCGGTACCCGGCACGCGCCGTTCGCCTTCATCGCCGGGCTGCTGTTCAGCGCGGACATCGACCGGGTGTACGAGGCCCTGACGGTGCCCGTGTGGCTGGCGTACGGGGAGCGAGACCGCTTCACGGACTTCGGGGACCTGAGCAACGTGGAGAGCAGGGCCAACTGGAGCTTCGGGCGGTTTGGCACGGGTGCCCTGATCTACTTCGAGCAGCCTGGGAACTTTATCGCCGCCTACGACGCCTTCCTCGCCGGGACGGGGTGA
- the waaF gene encoding lipopolysaccharide heptosyltransferase II, producing the protein MTVLAGDWASARNVLAVRLDTLGDVLMTTPALRALKEGHPGRRLTLLTSPPGAAVARLVPEIDEVLVYEAPWLKATAPRLSSAPDFEMVRLLRERQFDAAAIFTVYSQNPLPSAMLCFLADIPLRLAHCRENPYQLLTDWVRETEPEGGIRHEVQRQLDLVAAVGATTRDERLSLSFPMEAAERVAGLLASLRLNRSRPWAVVHPGATASSRRYPPEYFAEVARLLTDQGLTLLFTGSGGERDLIEDIRAMAGGVGHSLAGQLDLAELAALISASPLLISNNTGPAHMAAALGTPVVDLYALTNPQHTPWQVSSRVLSHDVPCRWCYRSVCPEGHHLCLRGVRPEEVVAAALELLSPIALERTT; encoded by the coding sequence ATGACTGTGCTGGCGGGGGACTGGGCGTCGGCACGCAACGTCCTCGCCGTGCGGCTGGACACGCTGGGCGACGTGCTGATGACGACCCCGGCGCTGCGGGCACTGAAGGAGGGCCACCCAGGTCGGAGGTTGACCCTCCTGACCTCACCGCCGGGAGCCGCCGTCGCCCGCCTCGTGCCCGAGATTGACGAGGTGCTGGTGTACGAGGCCCCGTGGCTCAAGGCCACCGCCCCCCGCCTGAGCAGCGCCCCCGACTTCGAGATGGTGCGGCTGCTCCGAGAACGGCAGTTCGACGCCGCCGCCATCTTCACCGTCTACAGCCAGAATCCTCTCCCCTCGGCCATGCTGTGCTTTCTCGCAGACATTCCGCTGCGGCTGGCCCACTGCCGCGAGAATCCGTACCAACTCCTCACCGACTGGGTGCGCGAGACCGAGCCGGAGGGCGGTATCCGGCACGAGGTCCAGCGGCAACTCGATCTGGTGGCGGCGGTGGGGGCGACCACCAGAGATGAGCGGCTGTCGTTGAGCTTTCCAATGGAAGCGGCGGAGCGAGTGGCGGGGCTGCTGGCCTCCCTGCGGCTGAACCGTTCCCGACCGTGGGCCGTCGTCCACCCTGGCGCGACGGCCTCCTCCCGGCGCTACCCACCCGAGTATTTCGCGGAAGTTGCACGGCTTCTGACCGATCAGGGCCTCACCCTCCTCTTTACCGGAAGCGGCGGGGAGCGGGACCTCATCGAGGACATTCGGGCGATGGCGGGCGGCGTCGGGCACTCGCTGGCGGGGCAACTGGACCTCGCGGAACTCGCGGCGCTGATCTCGGCCTCCCCCCTCCTGATCTCCAACAACACCGGCCCCGCGCACATGGCGGCGGCGCTGGGAACGCCCGTGGTGGACCTCTACGCGCTGACGAATCCGCAGCACACGCCCTGGCAGGTGTCGTCCCGCGTCCTCTCCCATGACGTGCCGTGCCGCTGGTGCTACCGCTCGGTCTGCCCGGAGGGGCACCACCTCTGCCTGCGTGGGGTGAGGCCGGAGGAGGTCGTGGCGGCGGCGCTGGAACTCCTCTCCCCCATTGCTCTGGAGCGGACGACATGA